The window GACAGTTCGGTCAGCGCGCCGGGCAAGGCGGCGGAGATGGGGGCGACTCGGGGCGTGCCGCCGCCGTCGACCAAGGCGTCCCACACCGTCTGCGGGTCAGAGTCGTCGGATTCGGCCGCCGCTTCGAGCGCCTTCGTCCGCCCCTCGTCGTAGGCGAGCTCGACGAGACTCCGGTCGTACGCGCCCTCGAACGCGTCGAGCACGCGGTCCAGCTCCGCCGGGCGCGCGCGGCCGATCTCGGCGGCGACACCGAGTGCGAACGCGCGCTCGACCGCCTCCTCGCGGGCGAGGTCCTCCCAGTCGGTTCCGAAGGTGCGGTCGTACATTAGTGCGTCACCGTCGCGGCCGCACCGACGCGAAGCCCGCCGTCGGTGAACTCGACGTCTTGGATGTCCGTGTTCACGTCGGTACCGCGCATCTTCAGCACCTGTATCCCGCGGCGCATCCCCTCGTCTTCGAGGTAGTTGTGCATGAAGACGACGCCGTGTGCGAGGTAGTGTTCCTCGGAGTAGGCGCTCGGGTCGGTCATTTCGGAGATGAGGAGGGTGGTCGCGTCGGTCCGCTTCAGCGAGGAGAGCAGTTGGACCATGGTGTCTTCGTCGTCGTCGAGGAGAAAGCGCAACAGCATCGTAGAATCGAACACGACGCGGTCGATGTCGCGCGAGTTGATGAATCCGGTGAGGCGGTTCGTGACGCCGGAGTGGTCCCGGCGCTCGCCCGGGAGCCCGAAGAAGCGACGACCGTCCGACGAGAACGAATCAAGGAACGTGACGCGGTCGGTGTCGAGCGCGCGGTCGAACCCGAAGTCGTACTCGCCCATGTCTCGGCGGATCCCCGCTTTGGTCTCGTGCATGCTGATATACAACACGTCCTCGCCGTTGCGAGCGCCCTGTGCCGCGAACTGCGAACAGAACGTGGTCTTTCCGCTGCCCGGCGGACCGCTCACGACGTAGAGGCGGTTCTCCGGGAACCCGCCGTCGACGAGGTCGTCGAACCCGGGGACGCCGCTTGGTGCGCGCATACCGAGTGACTCGGCGGTCACCGCATAAGGATTGGCACCCGGTTCTCACCCGTGAGAACGGTCTGACTGACGCGCCGAAAGCGGGCTGTGCGAGGCGGGAGTGCAACCAGTTCGTCGCGGCGGCGCACCCGACGCTTCGACCGACGCCGCCGTGCGGTTCGACCGAACCCGGCTTACGCTTCGACCGACTCGCCGCCCGCGTCGTCGGGTGAGGAGTCAGCGACGTCGCCGATGTCGATGCCGTCGACGTCCGGCGAGACCCAGACGACGAACCGGTCGTCCGACTTGACGATCCCGCGGACGCCCTCGTCTTCGACGGTCGTTCCCTGATCGACGTCTTCGGGCGCGACGTCGCGGACCTGGAACACCTCGTCGACCATCCAGCCGACGGTCCCACCCTCGTCGATCTCGTCGTCGTCGAAGACGACGATCCGCTCTCGGGGGCCGTCCTCCTCGATGGCGAACAGCGTCTTCGGATCGACGATCGTCGTCGTCCGTCCGCGGAGGTCCATCACGCCCTCGACGTGATCGGGCGAGTTCGGGATGCGCGTGAGCTCGCCGGCGTCGACGATCTCGTCTATCACACCGATATCCAGACAGTACGTCCCGTCACCTAAGCCGAACTCCAGTACCTTCGTCGGTTCGGCGTCTGCTTCCGTGGCTGCCATACGAACTCCTGCGGTGAAGTCACCAATAACCGTGTCCCCTGAATTATCAGCAGTGATTAGCGGGGGCGTGCATTTATGCTGATTCTGCGACCGCTTTTGGGTATGAGCAGGACGACGGATCGGCGGGGGAGCCGCGACGGGTCACCACGGGTGGTGGTCGTCGACGACTCGCCGTTCATGCGCGGGTTGATCGCCGATCTATTGACAGACGCCGGTGTCGCGGTCGTCGGCGAGGCGGGCGACGGCGCGGAGGCGCTGTCGGTGGTCGCCGAGACGACGCCCGACGTAGTGACAATGGACGTAGAGATGCCCGGAATGGGCGGGTTGGAGGCCGTCGAACGGCTGATGGAGGAGACTCCGACGCCCGTTCTGATGCTGTCAGCGCACACGGACGAGGGGGCCGAGGTGACCTTCGAGGCGCTCGAACGCGGCGCGGTCGACTTCTTCTCGAAGCCCGGCGGCGAGGTCTCGACCGGCGTCTCCCGGGAGTCAGAGCGGCTCGTCGAGGCCGTGCGGTCGGTCGCGGACGCGGACCTCGCGGCGGCGGCATGGGACCGAGACGGCTCGACGAGCGCGGCCACGACGGCGGCCGCGTCGGGCGGGTCGGCGGCCGCGGGCGCAGCCGCGTCGGCGAGCGCGTCGACGACGACACCGGACGGCGACCTCGACGAGCCGCTGACGGTCGTGATCGGGGCGTCGACCGGCGGGCCGAACGCGGTCGAGCGCGTCATGTCGGCGCTGCCGATGGCCGACTGCCGGATCGTCATCGTTCAACACATGCCGGAGGCGTTCACGCCGCGCTTCGCCGACCGGCTCGACGACGCCTCGGCGTACGACGTACAGGAGGCGAGCGACGGGGCGCGGATCGGTGCCGGCGAGGCGCTCGTCGCCCGCGGCGGGAGCCACACCCGGATCGACAGCTACCGCGCGGGTCGGCTCCGCGTCAAGCTCGACGAGGACGACTCACAGTCGGTGTCGCCCGCCGCCGACGTGACGATGCGCTCCGCGGCCGAGGTCGTCGACGACCCGCTCGTCGGCGTCGTGTTGACCGGCATGGGTTCGGACGCCGCCGAAGGGATCCGCGCGATGGCCGACGCCGGCGCGCGGACGATAGCACAGAGCGAGGACACCTGCGTGATCTACGGGATGCCGAAGCGCGCGGTGGAGTCCGGCGGCGTGGACGAGGTACACGACCTCGACGACGTCGCCGGCGCGATCGTGGGGGGTGAGGCCTGATGGACTCACACCGCGCCGCGTTCGTCGCCGAGGCGGAAGACGGGATCACGGACCTCAACAACGCGCTGCTCGCGCTCGAGTCCGACCCCGAGGACGCCGCGGCGATGGACGACGTGTTCCGCGTCGCACATACCCTGAAGGGGAACGCGGCGGCGATGGGGTACGAGGACGTCTCGTCGTTCGGCCACGCGCTGGAGGACCTGCTCGACGCGATCAGGCAGGGCGACCGCGAGGTGACGCCCGAGGTCATGGATCTCCTCTTCGAGGGGGTCGACGCCGTCGAGGCGATGGTCGACGAGATCGCCGACACCGGCGAGGTGACGACAGACCCGTCGGACCTCGAAGCGCGCCTCCGCGAGATGGAAGAACACGGGACCGTCGGCGGCGAGGACGCGGCTGGAGACGCCGCTGCTGGAGACGGAAACGAAGGTAGCGATGACGCCGAAGACGCTGACGCCGGTGACGACGCGTCCGGCGAGGCGGGCGAGAGCGACGACGCGGCCGACGACGTCGCCGTCCCCGATCACCCGCCGGGCGTCGCGGACCTTCCGGAGCCCGTCGTGTACGCGGACGTGACGATTGGCGAGAGCGCGATGGCGGGCGTCGACGCCACGCTCGTCGTGCAGGCGCTCGACGGGCAGTTCGACGGCTTCGTCACCGACCCCGACCCGGCCGCGCTCGAAGACGGCGAGTACGACGAGGGGTTCGACGCGTTCGTCGGCGGCGCGGCGGCCGACGTGGTCGCCGAGGGGCTCGGCGCGCTCACGCAGGTGGAGTCGATCGCGACGGCTCTCGTCGGAGCCGACGAGGACGACGAGAGCGAGGCGGACGCGACCGCCGAGGAACCGCTGGAGGCGACCGCGGACGCCGGCGGCGATACCGAATCCGACGCCGATCCGGCCGCGGACGAGGAGAGCGCGGACACCGGCAGCGACTCCGACGAGACGGGAGACGCGGGAGACGCAGGATCCGACTCCGGCACCGAATCGGACTCCAAGTCTGGCGACGAGATCAAATCGATCCGCGTCGACGTCGATCAGGTCGACGAGCTGTACGGGCTCGTCGAGCAGCTGGTGACGAGCCGGATCAAGCTCCGGCGGGAACTGGAGGGCATGGATGCGCAGTCCGACGCCTTAGACGAGCTCGACAAGCTCGCCTCCAGTCTGCAAGACACCGCGATGGACATGCGGCTCATCCCCTTCTCGCAGGTGTCGGACTCGTTCCCGCGGCTCGTCCGCGACATCTCGCGGGACCTCGACAAGCGGATCGACTTCGAGATCGAGGGCGACGACGTCGAACTCGACCGGACGATCCTCACGGAGATGCGCGACCCGCTCGTCCACGTCCTCCGGAACGCGGTCGACCACGGGATCGAGTCTCCAGACGAACGCGAGGCCGCCGGCAAGGACCCGACGGGCACCGTGCGGCTCACGGCCGAGCGCGAGCGCGACCACGTCATCATCGAGGTCGCTGACGACGGCGGCGGCCTCGACCCGGATCAACTCCGCGAGAAGGCGGTCGACGAGGGCGTAAAGAGCAGGGAGGCGGTCGAGGCGATGGAAGACGACGAGGTGTACGACCTGGTCTTCCATCCCGGCTTCTCAACCGCGGAAGAGGTGACCGACGTCTCCGGGCGCGGCGTCGGCATGGACGTCGTGCGGACGACCGCGCGCGACCTCGACGGCTCCGTCGCCGTCGAGAGCGAACCCGGCGAGGGGACGACCGTTCGCTTCCGGCTCCCGGTGACCGTCGCCATCGTGAAGGTGATGTTCGTCGACGTCGGCGGCACCGAGTACGGGATCCCGATAAAGTCGATCGCGGAGGTCGCCCGCGCGGACGACGTAGAGGAGGTCCACGGCGACGAGATCGTGCGCCACGAAGACGATCTCTACCCCGTGATCAGGCTGAACGATCGGCTCGCCGAGAGCGGGGCCGCCGCGGTCGGCTCCGGCGTTGGCGGGTCTGATCCGGACGAATCGACCGCGGGAGGGGCGGCCGCGGGCGGACCTGACGAGGCCGCGGGCGGACCCGACGAGGCCGCGACGCCGGACGGCGGGACCGTCGCCGACGCGGACGCCGCTGGCGACGCTCCGGAGTCCTCCGATGACGTGGGGATGCTCGTCCGGATTCGCGAGGAGACGCGACAGGTGGCGCTCCACTGCGACGCGGTGTTGGACCAAGAAGAGGTCGTCGTGAAACCGCTCGACGGACCGCTGTCGGGGACGCCGGGCCTCAGCGGCACGGCGGTTCTCGGCGACGGCGACGTCGTTGCCGTCCTCGACGTGGTGAGCCTATGAGCAGTGAAACACCCTTCGAAGGCGTGTTGCGACAGATAGACGACACGGTGCCGTTCGAGCCCGGCTACTACAACGAGTCGTACCTCGACCGGCGGATCACGGCGCGGATGCGCCGTCGCGACACCGAGTCGCACGCGGAGTACGAGCGGCTGCTCCGCGACGACGACGAGGAGCGACAGGCGCTGATGGACGCGCTCACGATCAACGTGACCGAGTTCTTCCGCAACCCCGAGATGTGGGACGTCCTCCGCGGCGTGCTCCGCGAGAAAACGGACGAGAAGCGCCGAGTTCGGGTCTGGTCCGCCCCGTCGGCGGACGGGCGTGAAGCGTACTCGATCGCGATGCTGGCCTGTGACGATCCCGAAATCGACGAGTCGCGCGTCGAGGTGCTCGGCTCCGACATCAGCGAAGAGGCGCTCGATAACGCCCGCGACGGCACGTACCACACCACCAGAACGACGGACATCGCGGCGGAGCTCGAACCGCTCTCCGACCCCGGCCGGTACGTCGAGCAGGACGGAGACACCTTTCAGGTCAAGCCCGCCGTCCGACGGCTCGTCAACTTCGAGACGCACGACCTGATCCGCGACGGTGCGCGCGACCCGTTCGACGTGGTGTTGTGTCGCAACCTGCTGATCTACATCGACGTCGACCACAAGGGTGCGCTGTTCGATACGCTCGAGGCGTCACTCGCCGACGACGGCGTCCTCGTCCTCGGGATGACGGAGAGCGTCCCGCCGGACCGTTCGGACCGGTACGAACCGATCGACAAGCGACGGCGGGTGTTCGAGAGGGTCTGATGTCCCTGTACCAGCACGCGCGGGATGGAAACGTCGAGCGGCTCAGGGACGCGATGGGAAGCGACAGCGCCGCGGTGCGGCGGCGGGCTGCCGAGTTCCTCGGCGAGGTCGGCGACGGGACCGAACAGGCGACCGTCGACGCCCTGCTCCGCGCGGCGACGGACGACGAAGACGAGGAGGTCCGCGGTGCCGCGGTCGACGCGCTCGACGAACTCGGTGACGGGGCGCTCGAACAGCTGCTCTCGGAACTCACCGGGACGACGGGGTCGGAGGCCGAGTGGGTGACCGCACGGAAGTTCGCCCGCGCACTGCAGGCTGACCGGCCCGAGCTGCGGATGGCCGCGGCGAACGCGCTCGGACGGCTCGACGACGCGAGCGGTCTCTCGCATCTCGTCGACGCGCTCGACGACGACGACCCCCGCGTCAGGCTCCGCGCCGCGCAGGCCTGCGGAACGTTCGCGGACCCGCGTGCCGTCCCCGGCCTCACCGCGCGGCTCGACGACGAGCCGCGCGTCAGGCGAGCCGCGGCGAACGCGCTCGGAGGCATCGGCACAGACCAGGCGCTCGCGGCGCTTTTGGATCTGCTCGACGAGCCCGACGAGTCGCTCCGGCGGATCGCGGCCGGCGCGCTCGGCAAGGCGAACAACCCGGAACCGGTTGAGCCGCTCGCGCGGGCGCTCGGCGACGAGAGCGCGGTCGTGCGCAACGCCGCGGTGTACTCGATAATCGAACTGCTCTCGAACGTCCCGACCCAACAGAGCCACGCGGTTCGGGACCGCGTCGTCTCCGAGCTGAAGTCGGCCGACGACGAGACCGTGGTCGAGCCGCTAGTCGAGATCTTGACCGACGGCCAGCAGAGCCGACAGCGGCGGAACGCCGCGTGGATCCTCGGACGGGTCGCGGAGCCGGACACCGAACTCGCGGTCGAGGCGCTCGCGGAGGCGCTCGCGGACGACGACGCACAGACCGCGCAGTTCGCGGCCACGAGCCTCAAGAACCTCGGCGGGCCGGTCGTCGAGGACCGGCTTCTCGACCGACTCGGGACCGAACACCCCGAAGACGCCCGCGCGAAGGCGGTGTTCGTGCTGGGACAGGTGGGCGGACAGGAGACGCTGAACAGGCTCGAAGACCTCACCGACGACGAGAGTTCCGCGGTCAGAAAGCGGGTGTTCTCCGCGGTCTCGAAGCTCCGGGCGGGGGGTCCGTAGATGTCCGACGGCGAGTACAAGGTCACGGACACGCAGGGGCGGTTCGCGGTGGCCGTCCGCGACGGTCGCAAAATGAACGACGTCTCGTGGACGGCGGGGCGGATACTCCTCTCCAACCGACGGCTGATCTTGGCCGGCAACGACGGGAAGCGGACGATCCCCCTCTCGGACCTTCGCGGACTCGGCGGCCGACACGACGCCAACCAGTCGGTTGCGCGCGTGTCGAACTACGTGAGCTTCGATCTGGGCGATCAGGTGTTGCTTGTCGCGGCGAGCGAACACGAGGAGTTCGAGCGCGACGTCTACCGGGCGCTCCTCGACCAGCGGACGGTGATGGCGAAACACCCGGCGATCGAGGGCGGCGTCGTGCAGGATTCGAAGTGGGAACAGGCCCGGGTGAAGATAGACGAGAACGGGCTCAACGCGGCGATGGAAGGCGGCGCGTTCGTGAAGTTCGATCTCGACGACATCAGCGGACTTGACGCCGCCAAACGCACCGTCAACGGCGAGAAAAAACCCGTCATCGAGGTGTCTCACACCGACGACGAGGGGACGAGCATCGAGACGCACATCGCGGGCGACCCGAACAGGATGCGCTTCGTCGAGGCGTGGCTCCACAAAGGAGAGGAGCGAAGCTCGACGAACGTCGATCTGTCCAGCCGGGATCGTGAGGTGTTGATGGCGCTTTACTCCGGCGTGTCGCCGTTCGAGATCCCGTCGTTTCTGGGGATGGACGTCGACGACGTCGAGGAGACGTTCGAGCGGCTCATCGATCTGGAAGTGGTCGAGGAGGTGCGGGTGCGCCGCGAGGTCGCGCTCAACTCCCGCGGACGCAACATCGCCAGCGAGGCGATGAACGAGCAGTGACCGCCGTTAAGAGGCGAGCGACACGCCGGTGACTACGGGGCGGTGGAGACGTCGGTGATCTCGAATCTCGCACCGCCGTCGTCGCTCTCGGTGACGGTGATCTCCCAGCCGTGCGCGTCGACTATCTCCTGGACGATGGAGAGCCCGAACCCCGTGCCGTCGTCCGTGCTCGTGTGTCCGGCTTCGAACACCTGCGAGCGCTCGCTCTCCGGGATCCCGGGGCCGTCGTCCGCGACGTAGAAGCCGTCGTCGAGGTCGCCGACGGTGACCGTCACCCCGTCGCCCCCGTGTTCTATCGCGTTTCGAATGAGATTCCCGAACAGCTGGCGAAGCCGGCTCTCGTCGGCGTCGATCGCCGTCGCGGTCTCGACAGCGAGCGCGGCGTCTCCCGTGTCGATGGTCTCCCAGCTCCGAGAGGCGCAGGCGTCCAGCTCGACCGGTTCCGTCTCATCGACCGACCGGCCCTGTTTCGCGAGCATGAGAATGTTCTCGATCAGCTCTTGCATCCGCGTGTGCGCGTTCCGGATCGTGTCGACATGGGGGCTGTCACACTCCGCCGCGAGGAGGTCGAGGTGGCCCGACGCGACGTTGAGCGGGCTTCTGAGGTCGTGGCTGACGACGTTGGCGAAGTTTTCGAGTTCCTCCGTCTGCCGTTCGAGTTGTCGGCGGGCCTCGTTCCGGTCCGTGATGTCGATGTACGTCGCCAAGACGTCGGTCTCGTCGCCCCACGCGAGGGACGCGGCGGTCAACAGGAACTCTCGCCTGTCGCCGGCCGCAGTCTGCCGTGTCACTTCCCTGTCGATCCGCTCGCCGTCCCGTACCTGCGCGTTTATTTCGTGTGCCTCCCGTGACGTCTCGTCGTCGACGATGAACTTGTCGAGCAACGAGCCGCCGAGTTCGCAGCCGGAGAAGCCGAACGTCTCGCGGAACGCGTCGTTCGTCTGTTTGACCACCGGGTCGTCGCCGTCGAACGTCGCGAGCACGAGCGGAACGGGCACGGCGTCGAGCAGGGTCGCGAAGCGGTCGCGCTCGCGTTCGAGCTGTTCTTGGTGGTTTCGCAGTTCGGTGATGTCCTCGTTGACCGCGACGAACCGCGTGATCTCCCCCGACTCGTCCGTGACCGGCGAGATCGTTTGCGTGGCGACGTACCGCTCGCCGGACCGGCGCTCGTTGATTATCTCTCCCTCCCAGACGTCGCCGCTGAGGATGGTGTCCCAGAGCCGTTCGTAAAACAGGTCGTCGTGAACCCCGGACTGTAAGATGTTTGCGTTGCTGCCGACGGCTTCGTCGGCGGGGTAGCCGGTCTGTTCTTCGAACGCCGGATTGACGTACTCGATCCGCCCGTTCAGATCCGTCCAGTAGATCGAGTGGCCGGCGCTTTCGACCGCCTCTCGGAACGCACGCAAATCCGTGGCTACGCCGTCCTCAGAGGCCATTACTGGTCACTACCCGAGGCGGTGTGTTAAAACGACCGGAAGGTTCGAGAGCGGCGCAGCGAGTGGTCGAATCGTGGATGAGGCCCGAGATTAAGTTCACCCGGATCCGAACACGGCTATGATAGTCGCGCGGACGGCCGCCTTCGGCGAGGGCACAGCGATCACGCGTACGAGACGAACCGGCGGGCGTGAGGGAAGACGAACTGGCGGGCGTGAGAAGAGACGCAAGCGACCTCGGCCGATCCCGCAGGTCGACGGAGCCGAGGTGATCTAGGTGGTGACGCGTCGGATCGGCGTCGACGTCGGCGGGACGTTCACCGACGTGGCGCTGTCGCTCGACGGCGCGCTCGTCACCGCGAAGGTGCCGACCACCGCGGACCAGAGCGAGGGCGTGATCGCCGGGATAACCAAGGCCTGCGCGGAGGCGGACGTCGACCCGGAGCGCGTGGAAGAGTTCTCACACGCGATGACCGTCTCCGTCAACGCGCTCCTCGAAGGCGACGGCGCGCGGACGGCGCTCGTCACCACGGCGGGGTTCAGAGACGTGCTAGAGATCGGCCGACAGGACCGGCCGTCCCTGTACGACCTCGACGCCGAGAAGCCGACGCCGCTCGTTCCCAGACGCCGCCGGTTCGAGGTGGACGAGCGGGCGACGACCGACGGGATCGAGCGACCGGTCGACGCCGACGAGGTGCGCGCGCTCGCCGCGGAGATACGCGAGAGCGACGCCGACTCGGTCGCCGTCTCGCTTCTGCACGCGTACGCGCACCCGGAGAACGAGCGGCGGGTCGCGGAGCAGCTCCGGGCGGAACTCGACGTGCCCGTGTCGGCCTCCCACGAGGTGCTCGCGGAGTTCCGCGAGTACGAGCGCACCTCGACGACGGTCGTCGACGCGTACGTGCGGCCGGCGATCGACCGCTACGTCGGCCGGCTCACGGAGCGCGCGAAAGCGATCGGCGTGCCGCAGCCACGGATCATGCAGGCGAACGGCGGGCTCACGGACGCCGAAACCGTCAGGCGGAACGCGGTGACGACCGTGCTCTCTGGACCCGCCGCGGGCGTCGTCGGCGCGAGCGCGATGGCGACCGGCGAGCGCGGCGAGGCCGACCCGAGTCGACCCGACGATAGCCCGGGGCTCGTCACCCTCGACATGGGCGGCACGTCGAGCGACGTGAGCCTCGTCCGCGACGGCGACGTGGAGCGGACCACGACGGGCGCGATCGACGACCGACCCATCGGAACGCCGATGGTCGACGTCGAAACTGTCGGGGCCGGCGGGGGGTCGATCGCGTGGGTCGACGCCGGCGGAGCGCTCCGCATCGGCCCGCACTCGGCCGGGAGCGACCCCGGTCCCGCCTGCTATGGGAACGGAGGAACGAAGCCGACCGTCACCGACGCGACCCTCGTGTTGGGCTACATCGGGGAGAACACCAGTCTCGGCGGGGAGCTGTCGCTCGACGCGACCGCCGCCCGCGACGCGCTCGCGGCGCTCGCCGACGAGGCGGGACTGAACGGTCCGCTGGCCGCCGCGCGCGGCGTCTACCGCGTCGCCACCGCAGACATGACCCGGGCGATCCGATCCGTGACCGTCGAGCGAGGCCACGATCCGCGAGCGCTCGACCTCGTCGCGTTCGGCGGTGCGGGACCGATGCACGCGCTCGCGATCGCGGACGACCTCGACGTCGACCGGGTCGTAGTCCCCCGCGCCTCGGGCGTCTTGTCGGCGTACGGGCTGCTCGCCGCAGACGAGAAGCGCGACGCGGTTCGGACGTATCAGCGCCCGCTCGCCGCGGTCGATCCCGACGACATCGACGCCGTGTACGAGGATCTGCGCGCAGAGCTGCTGGACGAGGTCAGCGACCGCGACGCGGCGACCCTGCGTCACGCCGCAGATCTCAGATATGCCGGCCAGAGCTTCGAACTCACCGTGGACGTCGACCCGCCGTTCGACGCCGCGGACGCCCGCGAGCGGTTCGCGGCGGCTCACGAGTCGGCGTACGGTTACCGCGCCGACGAGCCGGTCGAGTTGGTGAACTGTCGGGCGACGGCAACGATAACGCGGGACGCGCCGCCGGTCGCGTTCGCGGCCGACGGCGACCCGCTGACTGACACTCGAGAGGCGGCCTTCGCGGGCGAGGTCCGCGAGACACCCGTGTACGACCGGGGTCGGCTGTCGCCGCGGGACGGAAGCGAGTCGTCCACGCCCCGGCCGCCGATCGACGGTCCCGCGGTCGTCGAGGGCGACGAGAGCACGGTCGTCGTCCCGCCGGGGTGGAACGTGACGGTGCGCGACGACGGCGCGCTGATCGCGGAGGTGAGCGACGCGTGAGCGACGTCGACCCGGTGACTCTCGAAATACTCCGAAACCAACTGGAAGGCGTCGCGGCCGAGATGGGCCATGTGCTCATCCGGGGGGCGTACTCGCCGAACATCAAGGAGCGGCAGGACTGCTCGACGGCGATTTTCGACGCGGCCGGCCGGATGGTCGCGCAGGCCGAACACATCCCGGTTCACCTCGGCGCGATGCCCGACGCGGTCGGCGTCGTCCTCGACGAGGACCCGAAACCGGGAGACGTCTTCGTCGTCAACGACCCCTTTGCGGGCGGAACCCATCTCCCGGACATCACGCTGGTCTCGACTATCGCGCCCCGCGGCGAGGTGATCGGGTTCGCGGTGTCGCGGGCGCACCACGCCGACGTGGGCGGCAGCGCGCCGGGGAGCA is drawn from Halorubrum sp. BV1 and contains these coding sequences:
- a CDS encoding chemotaxis protein CheA, with the protein product MDSHRAAFVAEAEDGITDLNNALLALESDPEDAAAMDDVFRVAHTLKGNAAAMGYEDVSSFGHALEDLLDAIRQGDREVTPEVMDLLFEGVDAVEAMVDEIADTGEVTTDPSDLEARLREMEEHGTVGGEDAAGDAAAGDGNEGSDDAEDADAGDDASGEAGESDDAADDVAVPDHPPGVADLPEPVVYADVTIGESAMAGVDATLVVQALDGQFDGFVTDPDPAALEDGEYDEGFDAFVGGAAADVVAEGLGALTQVESIATALVGADEDDESEADATAEEPLEATADAGGDTESDADPAADEESADTGSDSDETGDAGDAGSDSGTESDSKSGDEIKSIRVDVDQVDELYGLVEQLVTSRIKLRRELEGMDAQSDALDELDKLASSLQDTAMDMRLIPFSQVSDSFPRLVRDISRDLDKRIDFEIEGDDVELDRTILTEMRDPLVHVLRNAVDHGIESPDEREAAGKDPTGTVRLTAERERDHVIIEVADDGGGLDPDQLREKAVDEGVKSREAVEAMEDDEVYDLVFHPGFSTAEEVTDVSGRGVGMDVVRTTARDLDGSVAVESEPGEGTTVRFRLPVTVAIVKVMFVDVGGTEYGIPIKSIAEVARADDVEEVHGDEIVRHEDDLYPVIRLNDRLAESGAAAVGSGVGGSDPDESTAGGAAAGGPDEAAGGPDEAATPDGGTVADADAAGDAPESSDDVGMLVRIREETRQVALHCDAVLDQEEVVVKPLDGPLSGTPGLSGTAVLGDGDVVAVLDVVSL
- a CDS encoding CheF family chemotaxis protein; protein product: MSDGEYKVTDTQGRFAVAVRDGRKMNDVSWTAGRILLSNRRLILAGNDGKRTIPLSDLRGLGGRHDANQSVARVSNYVSFDLGDQVLLVAASEHEEFERDVYRALLDQRTVMAKHPAIEGGVVQDSKWEQARVKIDENGLNAAMEGGAFVKFDLDDISGLDAAKRTVNGEKKPVIEVSHTDDEGTSIETHIAGDPNRMRFVEAWLHKGEERSSTNVDLSSRDREVLMALYSGVSPFEIPSFLGMDVDDVEETFERLIDLEVVEEVRVRREVALNSRGRNIASEAMNEQ
- a CDS encoding RAD55 family ATPase — translated: MRAPSGVPGFDDLVDGGFPENRLYVVSGPPGSGKTTFCSQFAAQGARNGEDVLYISMHETKAGIRRDMGEYDFGFDRALDTDRVTFLDSFSSDGRRFFGLPGERRDHSGVTNRLTGFINSRDIDRVVFDSTMLLRFLLDDDEDTMVQLLSSLKRTDATTLLISEMTDPSAYSEEHYLAHGVVFMHNYLEDEGMRRGIQVLKMRGTDVNTDIQDVEFTDGGLRVGAAATVTH
- a CDS encoding protein-glutamate O-methyltransferase CheR; this encodes MSSETPFEGVLRQIDDTVPFEPGYYNESYLDRRITARMRRRDTESHAEYERLLRDDDEERQALMDALTINVTEFFRNPEMWDVLRGVLREKTDEKRRVRVWSAPSADGREAYSIAMLACDDPEIDESRVEVLGSDISEEALDNARDGTYHTTRTTDIAAELEPLSDPGRYVEQDGDTFQVKPAVRRLVNFETHDLIRDGARDPFDVVLCRNLLIYIDVDHKGALFDTLEASLADDGVLVLGMTESVPPDRSDRYEPIDKRRRVFERV
- a CDS encoding PAS domain-containing sensor histidine kinase, translated to MASEDGVATDLRAFREAVESAGHSIYWTDLNGRIEYVNPAFEEQTGYPADEAVGSNANILQSGVHDDLFYERLWDTILSGDVWEGEIINERRSGERYVATQTISPVTDESGEITRFVAVNEDITELRNHQEQLERERDRFATLLDAVPVPLVLATFDGDDPVVKQTNDAFRETFGFSGCELGGSLLDKFIVDDETSREAHEINAQVRDGERIDREVTRQTAAGDRREFLLTAASLAWGDETDVLATYIDITDRNEARRQLERQTEELENFANVVSHDLRSPLNVASGHLDLLAAECDSPHVDTIRNAHTRMQELIENILMLAKQGRSVDETEPVELDACASRSWETIDTGDAALAVETATAIDADESRLRQLFGNLIRNAIEHGGDGVTVTVGDLDDGFYVADDGPGIPESERSQVFEAGHTSTDDGTGFGLSIVQEIVDAHGWEITVTESDDGGARFEITDVSTAP
- the cheB gene encoding chemotaxis-specific protein-glutamate methyltransferase CheB — encoded protein: MSRTTDRRGSRDGSPRVVVVDDSPFMRGLIADLLTDAGVAVVGEAGDGAEALSVVAETTPDVVTMDVEMPGMGGLEAVERLMEETPTPVLMLSAHTDEGAEVTFEALERGAVDFFSKPGGEVSTGVSRESERLVEAVRSVADADLAAAAWDRDGSTSAATTAAASGGSAAAGAAASASASTTTPDGDLDEPLTVVIGASTGGPNAVERVMSALPMADCRIVIVQHMPEAFTPRFADRLDDASAYDVQEASDGARIGAGEALVARGGSHTRIDSYRAGRLRVKLDEDDSQSVSPAADVTMRSAAEVVDDPLVGVVLTGMGSDAAEGIRAMADAGARTIAQSEDTCVIYGMPKRAVESGGVDEVHDLDDVAGAIVGGEA
- a CDS encoding chemotaxis protein CheW — encoded protein: MAATEADAEPTKVLEFGLGDGTYCLDIGVIDEIVDAGELTRIPNSPDHVEGVMDLRGRTTTIVDPKTLFAIEEDGPRERIVVFDDDEIDEGGTVGWMVDEVFQVRDVAPEDVDQGTTVEDEGVRGIVKSDDRFVVWVSPDVDGIDIGDVADSSPDDAGGESVEA
- a CDS encoding HEAT repeat domain-containing protein, giving the protein MSLYQHARDGNVERLRDAMGSDSAAVRRRAAEFLGEVGDGTEQATVDALLRAATDDEDEEVRGAAVDALDELGDGALEQLLSELTGTTGSEAEWVTARKFARALQADRPELRMAAANALGRLDDASGLSHLVDALDDDDPRVRLRAAQACGTFADPRAVPGLTARLDDEPRVRRAAANALGGIGTDQALAALLDLLDEPDESLRRIAAGALGKANNPEPVEPLARALGDESAVVRNAAVYSIIELLSNVPTQQSHAVRDRVVSELKSADDETVVEPLVEILTDGQQSRQRRNAAWILGRVAEPDTELAVEALAEALADDDAQTAQFAATSLKNLGGPVVEDRLLDRLGTEHPEDARAKAVFVLGQVGGQETLNRLEDLTDDESSAVRKRVFSAVSKLRAGGP